Below is a genomic region from Chryseobacterium scophthalmum.
TCAGGAATTATTTTATGTGGTGTTGGTATAATTTTTACTGCTTGCTTCATGGAGATAGCTATGTACTCAGCTTACTGCGCTTACCTTGGCAAACCCTTACAAATGAAAAAACAATAAATGATACCACAAAATAAAGACAAACAAATCAGCAGCACAGCGATAAAACAAGTTTCTTTGCTTGCAATTATTTTGGTTTTAGCAGGTTTAATCTGTTTTAATCTTGCGCTTTTTATCCCTTCAGTTTTGGGAGCCATAACGATTTATGTCGTCTGCAGAAAATATAATTTTTACCTGCAGGAAGAACGAAAATGGAAACCGTGGGCTTCTGCTTTAGTTCTCATGCTGGCAAGTTTAATTATTATTATTCTTCCGGTGTATTTTATTGCCGATTTATTGATTGAAAAGCTTGGAAATGCACAAGCTTATATGGATAAGTTTAACGTGTTTGTCGAAAAAATCCACTCTTTTATTTATAAAAAAACCAGCTTTGACATCATGAGTAAAGAGAACATGGTTAAGCTGAAAGAGTTTGCCGGAAAATATTCTACATCAGCATTAAGCGGAACATTTAATACTTTGACGGTAGTAATGTCGATGTATTTTATTCTTTACTTCATGTTTGAAAAGCCAAGATTCTTCGAAAGAATTTTAGCTTCAGCAGCTCCCTTGAAAAGATCTAATGTCTCTTTGATCGGTGAAAAAATGCGTAAACTTATTATGGCAAATGCAATCGGTCTTCCTGTTGTTGCTTTGGGACAGGGAATAATCGCACTAATTGGTTACTTTATCTTTGGTGCACCAAGTCCTATTTTGTTATTTGCATTAACCGCAGCGGCATCGATGATTCCCGTGGTGGGAGCGGCAATTATTTATGTTCCGATTTGTATTTTTATGATTGCAGAAGGTCAAACCGGGCCGGGAATCGGTCTTGCCCTTTATTGTGTAATTGTGGTTGGATTAACAGATAACGTACTTCGTTTTACTTTGCTAAAAAAACTGGAAGATATTCACCCTTTAAATACCGTTTTTGGAATTATTATGGGAATGAATCTTTTTGGATTTATGGGATTGATTTTCGGCCCTATTTTAGTGTCATTCACACTACTTCTTATTCAAGTGTACAGAAATGAATTTTCTGATGATGAAACGCCCGAGCTTCAACTTTCTGATAAAGACAAAAACGAAGATCTAGAAAATAAAATTGATTTAATAGTTTAAAAATGGAGCAAGGAATAAATCCTGAAATTTTACAGGAAATATGCGTGGTTAAAATGCCTTTCGGAAAATATAAAGACACTGTTTTAGCTGATCTTCCGATAAGTTATCTGGAATGGTTTCAGCGCCAAGGAATGCCCCCCGGAAAACTGGGAATGCAGCTTTCTACGATTTATGAAATAAAATTAAATGGTTTGATGGATCTGCTTACGCCTCTTCGTGGTGGAAAAGTGAGTTATGAAAAACCTAAAACTAAGATTTATAACTTATAAATCTTCGGCGGCACCAAAGGTGCCGCCGAAATTTTAATTTATATAACGCTAAACTATTTAGGCTCCCACAATTCAACTTTATTTCCTTCTAAATCGAGAATGTGAACGAATTTCCCAAAATCGTAAACTTCAACTTCATCAAGAATCGTTACACCCTCTTTTTTTAATTCTTCAACCAAAGCTTCTAAATCCTCAACGGTATAATTGATCATAAACTCTCTTTTTGAAGGTTCAAAATATTCTGTTGTTTCTTTAGTCGGGCTCCATGTAAGGGAACCTTTTGCATCAGAATCAGACATTTCTTTCCAGTCAAATGTTGCTCCGTAATCGTTGGTATCAATTCCAAGATGGGTTTTGTACCATTCTTTCATTTTGATTGGATCTTTACATTTGAAGAAAATTCCTCCAATTCCTGTTACTCTTTTCATTGTATCGTTTTAGTTTATTTAAATGATTATCCTTTTAAAGCTACAATTTCGTCTCTCAGTTTTGCGGCTTTTATAAAATCAAGATTTTTTGCGGCAGCTTCCATTTCTTTTTGCTTTTGAGCAATCATTTTTTCGATATCTTCAGTAGCATAAGTAGCTTTTACTTCGGCAACTTTTTGGGTAATTTCCTTTTGAGTATATTTTTCATCAGGGAAATCTTTACTTCTTCCGACAAGGTTTTCAGAGATTTTTTTATTTAATGCGGTCGGAACTTTTCCATGCTCTTCATTGTACTGCATTTGTTTTGCACGACGATATTCCGTTTCATCTAAAGCTGCCTGCATCGATTTGGTAATTTTATCGGCGTACATAATCGCTCTACCATTTACATTTCTTGCAGCACGACCAACCGTTTGAATCATTGATCTTCGACTTCTCAACATTCCTTCTTTATCGGCATCTAAAATGGCAACCAATGAAACTTCCGGTAAATCAAGACCTTCTCTCAATAAATTGACTCCAATTAAAACATCAAAAACACCGAGACGCAAATCCTGCATAATCTGAATACGCTCCAAAGTTTCAACATCAGAGTGAATATATCTCGTTCTGATTCCGAATTTTGTGAAATATTTTGTGAGCTCTTCCGCCATTTTTTTAGTTAAAGTAGTCACTAAAACTCTTTCGTCAATTTCAGCACGTTTATTTATTTCTTCCATTAGATCATCGATCTGATTTAAGGAAGGTCTTACTTCAATAATTGGATCTAAAAGTCCTGTGGGACGGATGATCTGTTCAATATATTCCCCTCCGGTTTTTTCCAGTTCATAATCTGCCGGAGTTGCCGAAACGTAAATGACTTGATTTTGAATGGCCTCAAATTCTTCAAACTTTAAAGGTCTGTTATCCATCGCTGCAGGAAGTCGGAAACCATACTCCACCAAAGCTTCTTTACGGCTTCTGTCGCCGCCATACATCGCATGAACCTGCGGAACCGTAACATGGCTTTCATCGATAACCATTAAGAAATCTTTTGGGAAGTAATCTAAAAGACAGAAAGGTCGAGATCCAGGAAGTCTTCCGTCAAGATAACGCGAATAATTTTCGATTCCTGAACAATAACCAAGCTCTTTGATCATCTCAAGGTCCAATTCTGTTCTTTCCTGCAGTCTTTTTGATTCTAAAGGCTTGCCGATTTCTGCGAAAAAGTCAACCTGTTTTACCATATCATCCTGGATATTTTTTATCGCACCATTCAATGTCTCTTTTGTGGTTACAAAAAGATTAGCAGGATAAATCTGAATTTGATCAAAATTGGAAGTTACATTTCCGGACACAGGATCAAAGCTTTGAATTTTTTCAATTTCATCACCAAAAAACTGAATTCTTATTCCGTTATCTGCATACGCAGGAAATACATCGATCACGTCTCCTTTTACACGAAACGTACCGCGTTGAAAGTCAGCCAATGTTCTTGAATACAACGCATTAACTAAAGAATGAAGCAATGCGGTTCGGGTTGTTTTTTCACCAATCTCAAGAGAGATTAATGATTTATGAAATTCAGCAGGATTTCCAACACCATAAATACATGATACTGAGGCAACAATCAAAATATCTCTCCTTCCTGAAAGCAAACTTGCAATCGCAGAAAGACGTAATTTCTCTACCTCTTCATTGATGCTTAAATCTTTTTCTATATAAGTTCCTGAGCTTGCAATATAAGCTTCGGGTTGATAGTAATCATAGTAACTCACGAAATATTCAACAGCATTTTCGGGATAGAATTCTTTAAATTCCATAAAAAGCTGAGCCGCCAAAGTTTTGTTGTGCGCCAAAACCAAAGTTGGTTTCTGAACGTTATTCACAACATTGGCAACAGTAAACGTTTTCCCGGAACCCGTTACCCCAAGCAAAGTTTGATATTTTTCGCCGATCTCTATTCCGGCGGTCAATTTTTCAATTGCTTTAGGCTGATCTCCTGTAGGTTGATATTCTGATTGTAGATTGAATTTCATACTTCAAATTTAGGAAATAAAAAAATGCAACAATGAAGAGTGAAGTCATAAATTGTAATTTCTCATTTGAATATTTTTATTAAAAAATTATCTGATAAAATCATCATTAAAAAAACCGCAAAGCATTACACTTTACGGTTGAAATTGATATCGCTGAAAACGCTATTATATTTATTGTGTTTTTTTGTAGGCAGCAAATTGCATTGCTATAGGAAGGTTATACCGATACGCTACTGGCTCTCCATCTTTTGTTGCAGGTTTCCAAGTGATATTTTCATTAGCTTCTTTTGTAACCCTGAAAACTTCATTATTAAATTTCTCGTTCTCTCCTTCTGCTTTTAAATCTCTTATACTTCCATTCTTATCAACAACAAACGTTATCGTTGATCTTACTAAACCACTAGTCTCACCAAAAATGGCAGAATTAAAATTTTTAGATACTTTCTTTCTTAATTCATTAACTCCTCCAGGATATTCTGCAGGCACCAAGTCTGCAGCAACTCCTTTTACTGCTGTAGAAATATCTTGAAAAGTTTTTTTCTCTACTCTTTCTTCAGTATTTCTTTTAACAGGAATTGTATCTTTTCCTTTGATGAAAGCCTTTATTTTAAAACTCATATGTACAGCTTCATCTTTCTTCAGATATTCTTCGAAATATTTATTTGTCATCATATTAAGCTGGAAAGGCTCTGGATTTTGCTTGCTAATGGCATTTGGATATCTTTTACTTACAAAATGATTAGAGAAATCTTCAGGCGTAAAGTTTTTAAGTTCCTTATTTTTGGTTTTCTTCCCATCAATCCACAAACCGTATTTTTTAGAATCCATAAAGTTGTTAATATCGCTTTGTGTTACTTTCGTTCTTGCAAGTTTTTTAGGAGTATTCATAAAAAACAGAGGGGTTGCCGCTCTTTGTTCTTTTGTAAGTTGAAAGTATAGGTCGTGAAGTTTAGCCCGATCAGATAAGCTTACTGCTTTGTGAAATTCAGCATATTTTTTTTGCTCCAAAAGATTTCCGTATTTTTTAATGACTTGATTGTATTCTGAAAGAGGATCATTTGAAAACACTTTAGAAATTACATTTTCTTTTTCCTGATTTAGATTTTCAATACTTTCTTTAGCATATGTTTTTTCTGCAAAAATTATCGCTAAAACAGCAAATGCGGGAACAGCAAGATAGTTTTTTACTTTGGCAAATTTTGAATTTTTATTGTTCATCATAGTAAATCTTTTTTTGGTGTTATTAAAATTAAACTGATGTATTAAAGGAAGATTCTGTTGTTTTACAATTTCCTGCAGAATTAGTTCCTGATAACTTTTTATGTTTTTATTCTTATTAATTACACTTTCATCAGCAATGAACTCATGATTATCGACCATCGCTTTTTTATAGAAATAGATAAATGGATTGATCCAGAAAACAGCTTTTAAAACTTCCACAAAAAGTATATCTAAAGAATGCTTTTGTTTTACATGAATTTCTTCATGTAGAAATACAGAGTTTTCAATTTTAGAATCTTTAAAATAAGTTTCTGAAAGGTAAATAGTATTCCAAAAACTGAAAGGAGCTAGGTCTTGTTTCAGAAGAAAAACACTTCTGTTTTGATACTTAATTTTTCTTCCTTTTAATTTTTTAATCTTTATAATAGAATATCCAATTTTTAAAATTAAAATCCCTGAAACGATACAATAACCAATTAAAAGAGCTTTTGTATAATCAAAACTTTCCTGTGGTGTTACAATTTGTGCTTCTATAGGTTGTTCATTTCCTTCTACAAAAACGGTTGCAGGAATTTCTTTTACAGCCTCTTTCGTTTCTATCGTCGCAAATGGAATGCATAATGAAAACAGCAAAGCTGCAATAAGATAAAACCTATTGAATGTAAAAGTTTTTTCTTTTGCTAAAAACAAATGATACAAACCGAGCAAAATTCCCGAACACAGAATTATTTTTAAAACGATTAACATAATTATTCTTTTATCTGTTGATCAATAATATCCCGAAGTTCTTTCAATTGTTTCTGTGACAGTTTAGAATTGGATGTAAAAAACGAAGCAAACTGCGTTACTGAGCTGTTGAAAAAACGGTCAATCATAGAAGTCATTTCATCATTGAAATATTCTCCTTTTGCCACTTTTGGAAAGTATTCACGAGAGTTTCCAAAAAGTTTGAAGCCTACCAAATCTTTATTCTGCATTCTTTTAAGCACTGTTGCCACGGTAGTTGTTGCCGGTTTAGGATCAGGATATGATTCTAAAATATCTTTCAAAAATGCTTTTTCTTTTTCCCAAAGAATATCCATTAATATTTTTTCGGAATTTGTGAGTTTTATTTCATTCATATTCTACAAAATTAAATCTTACTCTACAAATGTAGAATAAATTTTTAATTACACAACTTTTTTATGGCATTATTTTTCCTTTCATTTCAGAAACCAATCTAAATTTTAAATATGAAAAAACTTCTCTTACCCATTCTAATGGCTTCAGCAACCACAATCGTTTCTTGTCAGGGAAAAGGAAAACCAAGCGAGCCTTCTGCAAAAGAAGAAAAAGCCAATACCAATTACAAGCCCGCTTTTGAAGGGCAAACCCGTATTGCTCCGGTAAAAACTACAACCCCTTATAATGTAGAAGTTCTAACTAAAGATTTAGGCAGACCATGGGGAATCATTAATTTACCTGACGGAAAATTCTTGATCACAGAAAAAACAGGCTTCATGAATGTTGTTTCAACCGATGGAAAGCAAATTTCTAAAATTGAAGGATTCCCGAAAGTAGACTCAAAAGGGCAGGGCGGAATGCTCGATGTCGCACTCGATCCTGATTTTAAAATCAATAATATTATTTATTTCTGCTATTCTGAACCTTATGAAGGCGGAAATCATACTGCCGTTGCAAAAGGAAAACTTTCTTCAGATTTAAAAAACATTTCTGACGTAAAAGTCATTTTTCGCGCGACACCAACTTATGATGGTGATAAACATTACGGAAGCCGATTGGTTTTTGATAAAGACGGAAATCTTTTTGTGAGCACAGGTGAAAGATCAGATAAAGAAACTCGTGTTTACGCTCAGAAAACCGATAATTATTTAGGAAAAATCTTAAAAATAACCAAGGATGGAAAACCCGCTACTGGAAATCCTTTTATCGGAAAAACCGGCTATAAACCTGAAATTTATGCGTTCGGAATCAGAAGCCCGCAAGGTTTGGCTTTAGATGAAAAAGGTCAGCTTTGGGATATTGAAATGGGACCGAGAGGAGGAGATGAAATTAATTTAATTCAACCCGGAAAAAATTACGGTTGGGGTGATGTAACGTATGGAATTGAATATTCAGGTGAGAAAATCAACAACGGAACCACCCAAAAAGAAGGAACCGAACAGCCTGTTTATTATTGGGATCCTGTAGTTTCCCCAAGTGGTGTTACTTTCTACACCGGAAATATTGATGAATGGAAAAACAATTTATTCATCGCCTGTTTGAGCGGCCAACACATCAACAGGATTGTTTTAAAAGACAATAAAGTGGTTGGTGAAGAACGTCTTCTTTTAGATCAAAAAGAAAGATTCAGAGACGTTCTGAACGGTTCTGACGGAAATCTTTACGGAATTACCGACAGTGGAAAACTGTATAAAATCTCTAAGAAATAAATCTAAAAAGAGAGTCCCAAAGGGACGATTTAACAAAGGATAGGATAAAATCCTATCAAAAAAAGATATTAAAAAAAGTTCGGGCGCAAAATCTTAGATTTTGCGCCCGAACTTTTATCAATTATTATAATGAATTTAAGCTTCTTCCAAATGCACCGTAAAATGTCTTAAAATTTCAGGCTCCCAAGTAATATTATAACCTTTTGAGATTTCATTTCTTCTTTCATATACATTTTTTACTGCTGCTGCGATGTAATCCATGTGATTATTGGTGTACGTTCTTCTAGGAATTGCCAAACGAACCAATTCCAATTTCGGATAACGATTTTCTCTGGTTTCAGGATCCCTGTCTGCTAACAAAGTTCCGATTTCAACCGTTCTGATTCCTGCTTCTTTATAGATTTCTAAACCTAAAGTTTGAGCCGGATATTCTGCACGAGAAACATTTGGTAAGAAATTTAATGAATCAATGAAAACAGCATGTCCGCCAATCGGTTTCTGTACAGGAATTCCGTATTCGATCAATTTGTTTCCAAGATATTCAACCTGAGAAATTCTGCTTTCCAAATAAGCAAATTCTGTTGCCTCATCAAGACCAACTGCCAAAGCAGCCATATCTCTTCCCGCCATTCCACCGTAAGTGATGAAACCTTCATAAATAATCGTAAAGTTTGATGCTTTTCTGAAAACGTCTTCATTATTTAAAGCAATAAATCCTCCGATGTTTACCAGACCGTCTTTTTTAGAACTCATCGTCATTCCTTCTCCGTAAGAAAACATTTCTTTACAGATATCTTTAATGCTTCTGTTTTCCTGACCTGCTTCTCTTTTTTTGATGAAATAAGCATTCTCAGCAAATCTTGCAGAGTCAAAAAATACAGGAATTCCATATTTATCTGAAAGTTCTTTTACCGCTTTCATATTTTCAAGAGAAACAGGCTGTCCTCCTGAAGAATTACAGGTAATGGTAACCAAACAGAAAGGAATCTGCTCTTTTGGATGAGACTGATAAACAGCTTCCAGTTTTTCAAGATTAATATTTCCTTTAAAAGGATGAAGATCATTAATATCAAAAGCCTCATCAATCGTACAGTCGATTGCGTGTGCTTTTCTGATTTCGATGTGACCTTTTGTCGTATCAAAATGCGAGTTCCCCGGAACTACATCTCCATCTTTTACCAAAACTGAGAACAGAACGTTTTCAGCAGCTCTTCCTTGGTGTGTTGGTAATAAATATTTAAACCCTGTAATACTTTGTACAGTATTGTGTAATTGTTCGAACGAACGAGAACCTGCATAACTTTCGTCACCAGTCATTAAAGCTCCCCATTGTCTGTCTGACATCGCTCCGGTTCCTGAGTCTGTCAAAAGATCGATGTAAACCTGCGAAGATTTTAGATTAAATAAATTGAACTTAGCGTCTTTCAGCCATTGTTCTCTTTCTTCTCTTGTAGATTGACGGATCTCTTCCACCATTTTAATACGAAACGGTTCTGCGTATGGTAATTCCATGTGATATATTTTTTAGATTTTATTAAAGAAAAATTTGTTTGAAATTAATTTCAAAACATCAGATGTATTTTTTGATACTGTTTTAATTTTAAATAGTAAGAAAATCAATGCTTTAAGATTGATTAAGAAAACATCAAAGATGTTCTTATAAAATACAATGCTTAAATATTCTTATTAAACCAAACAGTTTTAAAGTGAGTAAAAGAAATCTACTCAGGAGCTTTAAATATATTTTCATCTGAATGAAA
It encodes:
- a CDS encoding M56 family metallopeptidase; protein product: MLIVLKIILCSGILLGLYHLFLAKEKTFTFNRFYLIAALLFSLCIPFATIETKEAVKEIPATVFVEGNEQPIEAQIVTPQESFDYTKALLIGYCIVSGILILKIGYSIIKIKKLKGRKIKYQNRSVFLLKQDLAPFSFWNTIYLSETYFKDSKIENSVFLHEEIHVKQKHSLDILFVEVLKAVFWINPFIYFYKKAMVDNHEFIADESVINKNKNIKSYQELILQEIVKQQNLPLIHQFNFNNTKKRFTMMNNKNSKFAKVKNYLAVPAFAVLAIIFAEKTYAKESIENLNQEKENVISKVFSNDPLSEYNQVIKKYGNLLEQKKYAEFHKAVSLSDRAKLHDLYFQLTKEQRAATPLFFMNTPKKLARTKVTQSDINNFMDSKKYGLWIDGKKTKNKELKNFTPEDFSNHFVSKRYPNAISKQNPEPFQLNMMTNKYFEEYLKKDEAVHMSFKIKAFIKGKDTIPVKRNTEERVEKKTFQDISTAVKGVAADLVPAEYPGGVNELRKKVSKNFNSAIFGETSGLVRSTITFVVDKNGSIRDLKAEGENEKFNNEVFRVTKEANENITWKPATKDGEPVAYRYNLPIAMQFAAYKKTQ
- a CDS encoding BlaI/MecI/CopY family transcriptional regulator, which translates into the protein MNEIKLTNSEKILMDILWEKEKAFLKDILESYPDPKPATTTVATVLKRMQNKDLVGFKLFGNSREYFPKVAKGEYFNDEMTSMIDRFFNSSVTQFASFFTSNSKLSQKQLKELRDIIDQQIKE
- a CDS encoding PQQ-dependent sugar dehydrogenase, which produces MKKLLLPILMASATTIVSCQGKGKPSEPSAKEEKANTNYKPAFEGQTRIAPVKTTTPYNVEVLTKDLGRPWGIINLPDGKFLITEKTGFMNVVSTDGKQISKIEGFPKVDSKGQGGMLDVALDPDFKINNIIYFCYSEPYEGGNHTAVAKGKLSSDLKNISDVKVIFRATPTYDGDKHYGSRLVFDKDGNLFVSTGERSDKETRVYAQKTDNYLGKILKITKDGKPATGNPFIGKTGYKPEIYAFGIRSPQGLALDEKGQLWDIEMGPRGGDEINLIQPGKNYGWGDVTYGIEYSGEKINNGTTQKEGTEQPVYYWDPVVSPSGVTFYTGNIDEWKNNLFIACLSGQHINRIVLKDNKVVGEERLLLDQKERFRDVLNGSDGNLYGITDSGKLYKISKK
- the uvrB gene encoding excinuclease ABC subunit UvrB, whose amino-acid sequence is MKFNLQSEYQPTGDQPKAIEKLTAGIEIGEKYQTLLGVTGSGKTFTVANVVNNVQKPTLVLAHNKTLAAQLFMEFKEFYPENAVEYFVSYYDYYQPEAYIASSGTYIEKDLSINEEVEKLRLSAIASLLSGRRDILIVASVSCIYGVGNPAEFHKSLISLEIGEKTTRTALLHSLVNALYSRTLADFQRGTFRVKGDVIDVFPAYADNGIRIQFFGDEIEKIQSFDPVSGNVTSNFDQIQIYPANLFVTTKETLNGAIKNIQDDMVKQVDFFAEIGKPLESKRLQERTELDLEMIKELGYCSGIENYSRYLDGRLPGSRPFCLLDYFPKDFLMVIDESHVTVPQVHAMYGGDRSRKEALVEYGFRLPAAMDNRPLKFEEFEAIQNQVIYVSATPADYELEKTGGEYIEQIIRPTGLLDPIIEVRPSLNQIDDLMEEINKRAEIDERVLVTTLTKKMAEELTKYFTKFGIRTRYIHSDVETLERIQIMQDLRLGVFDVLIGVNLLREGLDLPEVSLVAILDADKEGMLRSRRSMIQTVGRAARNVNGRAIMYADKITKSMQAALDETEYRRAKQMQYNEEHGKVPTALNKKISENLVGRSKDFPDEKYTQKEITQKVAEVKATYATEDIEKMIAQKQKEMEAAAKNLDFIKAAKLRDEIVALKG
- a CDS encoding AI-2E family transporter produces the protein MIPQNKDKQISSTAIKQVSLLAIILVLAGLICFNLALFIPSVLGAITIYVVCRKYNFYLQEERKWKPWASALVLMLASLIIIILPVYFIADLLIEKLGNAQAYMDKFNVFVEKIHSFIYKKTSFDIMSKENMVKLKEFAGKYSTSALSGTFNTLTVVMSMYFILYFMFEKPRFFERILASAAPLKRSNVSLIGEKMRKLIMANAIGLPVVALGQGIIALIGYFIFGAPSPILLFALTAAASMIPVVGAAIIYVPICIFMIAEGQTGPGIGLALYCVIVVGLTDNVLRFTLLKKLEDIHPLNTVFGIIMGMNLFGFMGLIFGPILVSFTLLLIQVYRNEFSDDETPELQLSDKDKNEDLENKIDLIV
- a CDS encoding DUF3820 family protein, which codes for MNPEILQEICVVKMPFGKYKDTVLADLPISYLEWFQRQGMPPGKLGMQLSTIYEIKLNGLMDLLTPLRGGKVSYEKPKTKIYNL
- a CDS encoding tryptophanase, whose translation is MELPYAEPFRIKMVEEIRQSTREEREQWLKDAKFNLFNLKSSQVYIDLLTDSGTGAMSDRQWGALMTGDESYAGSRSFEQLHNTVQSITGFKYLLPTHQGRAAENVLFSVLVKDGDVVPGNSHFDTTKGHIEIRKAHAIDCTIDEAFDINDLHPFKGNINLEKLEAVYQSHPKEQIPFCLVTITCNSSGGQPVSLENMKAVKELSDKYGIPVFFDSARFAENAYFIKKREAGQENRSIKDICKEMFSYGEGMTMSSKKDGLVNIGGFIALNNEDVFRKASNFTIIYEGFITYGGMAGRDMAALAVGLDEATEFAYLESRISQVEYLGNKLIEYGIPVQKPIGGHAVFIDSLNFLPNVSRAEYPAQTLGLEIYKEAGIRTVEIGTLLADRDPETRENRYPKLELVRLAIPRRTYTNNHMDYIAAAVKNVYERRNEISKGYNITWEPEILRHFTVHLEEA
- a CDS encoding VOC family protein; the protein is MKRVTGIGGIFFKCKDPIKMKEWYKTHLGIDTNDYGATFDWKEMSDSDAKGSLTWSPTKETTEYFEPSKREFMINYTVEDLEALVEELKKEGVTILDEVEVYDFGKFVHILDLEGNKVELWEPK